The following coding sequences are from one Salvia hispanica cultivar TCC Black 2014 chromosome 3, UniMelb_Shisp_WGS_1.0, whole genome shotgun sequence window:
- the LOC125216167 gene encoding heterogeneous nuclear ribonucleoprotein 1-like has translation MEMDAGKLFIGGISWDTSEERLRQYFQAFGEVVEAVIMKDRATGRARGFGFIVFANASVAEKVVKEKHVIDGRTVEAKKAVPRDDHQNFNRNSGSIQGSPSHVRTKKIFVGGLASTVTESDFKKYFDQFGIITDVVVMYDHNTQRPRGFGFITYDSEEAVDKVLLKTFHELNGKMVEVKRAVPKELSPGPTRSPSPSYIYGLNRANSFLNAYSPGYNPNSTSGYGMRMDGRFSPVTAGRSGYPPYSPSNHNLGLNLDSGLSLNYGASRDSGLGYGNGTNSYFSGDISRYGSSNVYDLVGGGSSSLLSSTNRNMWGNGSPSFVTNSANSNDYVGTRTGNAGIGSGFGSVGEIWGSSPLSVKGAEVSRENGGIASSTPLYSMANNLREENFGNLYGGPFNGDQAWPRSSSLELEGYGYGRESGAAEVISENPAGYAGGYSVRSIRGIAA, from the exons ATGGAAATGGATGCTGGGAAGCTGTTTATTGGTGGGATTTCGTGGGACACGAGTGAGGAACGTCTGAGACAGTATTTCCAAGCTTTTGGTGAAGTGGTGGAAGCTGTGATAATGAAGGATCGTGCTACAGGCCGTGCTCGTGGCTTTGGTTTCATTGTTTTCGCAAATGCTTCAGTTGCTGAAAAAGTTGTGAAGGAAAAACATGTCATAGACGGCAGAACT GTGGAGGCAAAGAAAGCTGTTCCGAGGGATGACCACCAAAACTTCAACAGAAATAGTGGCAGCATTCAAGGGTCCCCTAGTCATGTCCGCACAAAGAAGATTTTTGTCGGAGGTTTAGCATCAACTGTCACCGAAAGCGACTTCAAGAAGTATTTTGATCAATTTGGAATAATCACTGATGTAGTTGTGATGTATGATCACAATACACAAAGGCCTAGAGGCTTTGGTTTTATAACTTATGATTCAGAAGAAGCAGTTGACAAAGTTCTATTGAAAACCTTTCATGAGCTTAACGGGAAAATGGTTGAGGTTAAGAGAGCAGTTCCCAAAGAGTTATCTCCAGGACCAACACGAAGCCCTTCACCCAGCTATATCTATGGCCTCAATAGAGCAAACAGTTTCCTTAATGCTTATTCGCCCGGATATAATCCAAATTCTACAAGTGGATATGGAATGAGAATGGATGGTCGCTTTAGTCCTGTAACTGCTGGTCGAAGTGGATATCCTCCCTACAGCCCCAGCAACCATAACTTAGGACTGAATTTGGATTCTGGCCTCAGTTTGAACTATGGGGCTAGTAGGGATTCTGGTTTAGGCTATGGAAATGGGACGAACTCTTATTTTAGTGGAGATATAAGTCGATATGGCAGTTCCAATGTGTATGACTTAGTCGGCGGTGGAAGTAGTTCTTTGCTGAGTAGTACGAACCGGAACATGTGGGGAAATGGTAGTCCTAGTTTTGTTACAAACTCTGCAAATTCTAATGATTATGTTGGAACTCGAACTGGAAATGCTGGAATAGGTAGTGGTTTTGGAAGTGTAGGAGAGATTTGGGGCAGTTCGCCTCTTTCTGTTAAAGGCGCAGAAGTAAGCAGAGAAAATGGAGGCATTGCTAGCTCTACACCTTTATATTCTATGGCAAATAATCTCCGTGAGGAGAATTTTGGGAACTTATACGGTGGACCATTTAATGGGGATCAGGCATGGCCGCGTTCATCATCTCTAGAACTCGAGGGATATGGTTATGGGCGTGAGAGTGGTGCAGCTGAGGTCATATCTGAAAATCCAGCTGGTTATGCCGGTGGTTATAGCGTTAGGTCAATTAGAG GGATCGCAGCCTAG
- the LOC125216856 gene encoding ras-related protein RABA5a-like: protein MAYMEDEQNEDYLFKIVLIGDSAVGKSNLLARFARDEFYPNSKSTIGVEFQTQKMNISGKEVKAQIWDTAGQERFRAVTSAYYRGAVGALVVYDISRRQTFESVTRWLNELHTHSDMDVVTILVGNKSDIKDAREVTTGEGKALAEAHGLFFIETSALASSNVAAAFETVVREIFSILSRKVMQSQDLKLKGSGWLANGKTVVLQSDEKQEAGTKTGWCCSQ from the exons ATGGCCTACATGGAGGATGAACAAAATGAGGATTATCTTTTTAAGATTGTCTTGATTGGTGATTCAGCTGTTGGTAAATCGAACTTGCTTGCTAGATTTGCAAGAGACGAGTTTTACCCTAATTCAAAATCTACTATCGGAGTAGAGTTCCAGACGCAAAAGATGAACATCAGTGGTAAGGAAGTTAAGGCTCAGATCTGGGACACAGCTGGGCAGGAGCGGTTTCGGGCTGTAACATCTGCATATTATAGAGGTGCAGTCGGAGCCCTCGTGGTGTACGACATCAGCAGACGCCAGACTTTTGAAAGTGTCACCAGATGGCTTAACGAACTCCACA CTCACTCGGACATGGATGTGGTGACGATACTAGTGGGAAATAAGTCGGATATTAAAGATGCACGAGAGGTGACAACTGGCGAAGGCAAGGCCTTGGCGGAGGCACATGGTCTGTTCTTCATAGAAACATCAGCGCTAGCTTCGTCGAATGTGGCTGCTGCGTTCGAGACGGTTGTGAGAGAGATATTTAGCATTTTAAGTAGGAAAGTGATGCAATCTCAGGACCTGAAGCTTAAAGGCAGCGGCTGGTTGGCAAATGGGAAAACTGTAGTTTTACAGAGTGATGAAAAGCAGGAAGCGGGAACTAAAACAGGTTGGTGTTGTTCACAATGA
- the LOC125210893 gene encoding 2-oxoglutarate-Fe(II) type oxidoreductase hxnY-like isoform X2: MTEMMKEKKTQIPEFSNVSILNCIDLSSPDVQSTVSLLRQVFSQSKRFFNLPNEDKMKLLRNKKNRGYAPLFDQSLDPANQMHGDYKEGYYIGVEVSEDHSDAQKPFYGPNRWPSEDMLPKWRETMEKYFQGALDVAKSISRLLALALGLNVDFFCQPGILGKSIATLKLLHYEDQISEPANGIFGAGAHSDFGLITLLATDDNYGLQICKDKDAKPQIWEYVPPLKGAFIVNIGDMLERWSNCFFRSTLHRVLGNGQERYSIAFFVELNHDCVVECLPTCQSEKNPPKFTPIKYEDYLLQRYKDTHVDLNTYK, encoded by the exons ATGACAGAAAtgatgaaagaaaagaaaacacagATTCCAGAATTTTCGAATGTATCAATACTGAATTGCATTGATCTCTCCAGTCCTGATGTTCAATCAACTGTCTCCCTCCTTAGACAG GTCTTCTCTCAAAGCAAAAGATTTTTCAATTTGCCCAATGAGGACAAAATGAAGCTTCTAAGGAACAAGAAAAATCGTGGCTATGCTCCATTGTTTGATCAATCTTTGGACCCCGCCAATCAAATGCATG GGGACTATAAGGAAGGATATTACATAGGTGTTGAAGTATCCGAAGATCATTCTGATGCACAGAAACCATTTTACGGGCCAAACAGGTGGCCATCTGAGG ATATGCTGCCCAAATGGAGGGAAACTATGGAGAAATATTTTCAAGGGGCATT AGATGTAGCAAAATCCATTTCACGGCTGTTAGCCCTTGCGTTAGGGCTAAATGTCGACTTTTTCTGTCAACCTGGAATTCTTGGAAAATCTATTGCAACTCTGAAGCTGCTGCATTATGAAG ATCAAATTTCTGAACCCGCCAATGGAATATTTGGAGCTGGTGCGCATTCTGATTTTGGTTTGATTACCCTTTTGGCTACTGACGATAACTATGGTCTTCAG ATATGTAAAGACAAAGATGCTAAGCCTCAGATCTGGGAGTATGTACCACCATTAAAAGG GGCATTTATAGTCAATATAGGTGATATGTTGGAGCGCTGGAGCAACTGCTTTTTCAG ATCCACACTGCATCGGGTATTAGGAAATGGCCAAGAAAGATATTCT ATAGCATTTTTTGTTGAGCTTAACCATGACTGCGTTGTCGAATGCCTGCCAACATGTCAATCCGAGAAGAATCCTCCAAA GTTCACTCCAATCAAATATGAAGATTACCTTCTGCAGAGATATAAAGATACTCATGTTGACCTCAATACCTACAAATGA
- the LOC125210893 gene encoding 2-oxoglutarate-Fe(II) type oxidoreductase hxnY-like isoform X1, with the protein MTEMMKEKKTQIPEFSNVSILNCIDLSSPDVQSTVSLLRQVCLDSGFFYVINHGIDKEFMDEVFSQSKRFFNLPNEDKMKLLRNKKNRGYAPLFDQSLDPANQMHGDYKEGYYIGVEVSEDHSDAQKPFYGPNRWPSEDMLPKWRETMEKYFQGALDVAKSISRLLALALGLNVDFFCQPGILGKSIATLKLLHYEDQISEPANGIFGAGAHSDFGLITLLATDDNYGLQICKDKDAKPQIWEYVPPLKGAFIVNIGDMLERWSNCFFRSTLHRVLGNGQERYSIAFFVELNHDCVVECLPTCQSEKNPPKFTPIKYEDYLLQRYKDTHVDLNTYK; encoded by the exons ATGACAGAAAtgatgaaagaaaagaaaacacagATTCCAGAATTTTCGAATGTATCAATACTGAATTGCATTGATCTCTCCAGTCCTGATGTTCAATCAACTGTCTCCCTCCTTAGACAG GTATGCTTAGATTCTGGGTTCTTTTATGTGATCAATCATGGAATTGACAAGGAATTCATGGATGAGGTCTTCTCTCAAAGCAAAAGATTTTTCAATTTGCCCAATGAGGACAAAATGAAGCTTCTAAGGAACAAGAAAAATCGTGGCTATGCTCCATTGTTTGATCAATCTTTGGACCCCGCCAATCAAATGCATG GGGACTATAAGGAAGGATATTACATAGGTGTTGAAGTATCCGAAGATCATTCTGATGCACAGAAACCATTTTACGGGCCAAACAGGTGGCCATCTGAGG ATATGCTGCCCAAATGGAGGGAAACTATGGAGAAATATTTTCAAGGGGCATT AGATGTAGCAAAATCCATTTCACGGCTGTTAGCCCTTGCGTTAGGGCTAAATGTCGACTTTTTCTGTCAACCTGGAATTCTTGGAAAATCTATTGCAACTCTGAAGCTGCTGCATTATGAAG ATCAAATTTCTGAACCCGCCAATGGAATATTTGGAGCTGGTGCGCATTCTGATTTTGGTTTGATTACCCTTTTGGCTACTGACGATAACTATGGTCTTCAG ATATGTAAAGACAAAGATGCTAAGCCTCAGATCTGGGAGTATGTACCACCATTAAAAGG GGCATTTATAGTCAATATAGGTGATATGTTGGAGCGCTGGAGCAACTGCTTTTTCAG ATCCACACTGCATCGGGTATTAGGAAATGGCCAAGAAAGATATTCT ATAGCATTTTTTGTTGAGCTTAACCATGACTGCGTTGTCGAATGCCTGCCAACATGTCAATCCGAGAAGAATCCTCCAAA GTTCACTCCAATCAAATATGAAGATTACCTTCTGCAGAGATATAAAGATACTCATGTTGACCTCAATACCTACAAATGA
- the LOC125210893 gene encoding 2-oxoglutarate-Fe(II) type oxidoreductase hxnY-like isoform X3, with product MLPKWRETMEKYFQGALDVAKSISRLLALALGLNVDFFCQPGILGKSIATLKLLHYEDQISEPANGIFGAGAHSDFGLITLLATDDNYGLQICKDKDAKPQIWEYVPPLKGAFIVNIGDMLERWSNCFFRSTLHRVLGNGQERYSIAFFVELNHDCVVECLPTCQSEKNPPKFTPIKYEDYLLQRYKDTHVDLNTYK from the exons ATGCTGCCCAAATGGAGGGAAACTATGGAGAAATATTTTCAAGGGGCATT AGATGTAGCAAAATCCATTTCACGGCTGTTAGCCCTTGCGTTAGGGCTAAATGTCGACTTTTTCTGTCAACCTGGAATTCTTGGAAAATCTATTGCAACTCTGAAGCTGCTGCATTATGAAG ATCAAATTTCTGAACCCGCCAATGGAATATTTGGAGCTGGTGCGCATTCTGATTTTGGTTTGATTACCCTTTTGGCTACTGACGATAACTATGGTCTTCAG ATATGTAAAGACAAAGATGCTAAGCCTCAGATCTGGGAGTATGTACCACCATTAAAAGG GGCATTTATAGTCAATATAGGTGATATGTTGGAGCGCTGGAGCAACTGCTTTTTCAG ATCCACACTGCATCGGGTATTAGGAAATGGCCAAGAAAGATATTCT ATAGCATTTTTTGTTGAGCTTAACCATGACTGCGTTGTCGAATGCCTGCCAACATGTCAATCCGAGAAGAATCCTCCAAA GTTCACTCCAATCAAATATGAAGATTACCTTCTGCAGAGATATAAAGATACTCATGTTGACCTCAATACCTACAAATGA
- the LOC125209609 gene encoding uncharacterized protein LOC125209609, protein MTMGGLEQKRRMFFDRMGIGPLVDFTANGNQYHMGYYLADDIYLTWPVFMKMTSFPTELKRTYFSLRQEAARKDVEQAFSVLQSCWALVKGPTQFFYEGDITDIIYVAIVLHNMIMDDEGEEVDNVPVEHIAGPSYGVADALFI, encoded by the exons atgACGATGGGCGGTCTTGAGCAGAAACGGCGTATGTTCTTTGATAGAATG GGAATAGGCCCCTTGGTTGACTTCACCGCCAACGGTAACCAGTATCATATGGGGTATTACTTGGCGGACGACATATACCTAACTTGGCCCGTTTTCATGAAGATGACCAGTTTTCCAACTGAGCTGAAAAGGACTTATTTTTCCCTACGGCAAGAGGCGGCGCGAAAGGATGTGGAACAGGCTTTCAGTGTGCTCCAATCATGTTGGGCATTGGTCAAAGGTCCGACGCAGTTCTTCTACGAAGGTGATATCACTGATATCATCTATGTCGCTATCGtattgcataacatgataatGGATGATGAAGGTGAAGAAGTCGACAACGTCCCCGTTGAACACATTGCAGGACCAAGCTACGGTGTCgctgatgcactatttatttag